In Amphiprion ocellaris isolate individual 3 ecotype Okinawa chromosome 5, ASM2253959v1, whole genome shotgun sequence, the genomic stretch ATTTCCTGCCTCTGCAGAGTGAAAGAAGTGAAGATGGCACCTGTGATTCTTCCTGGTTGAAGAGCAGAAGAAAAGATGAGAGCAGAATCTTGGCAGGCCTCGTCAGTGAGGATTTGCTGGAGATAGCTCATGTTGCAAAATGCTGCTCCAGGTGCAGATGTATTTATGATGAGAGATCATCCTAACAATCACAGTTAGACCATTTGTACGTGAGCAGTAAAGCCTATTTAGATGAGAGGAGATGTTTAGATGATAATATTGGTAGTTGTGCTGTGATGTGTTGGACTGATGGAGGACCTAACCTGGCCTCTGCCGCACTGTGTTAGTTACAGTCACCGCATGCAGCACAGTCTGACTGCGGCTGCTGAGGGAAGGAGAGCTTCTGGAGCTGACGTCTCCATGTCGGGTCACATCTGCACAACGATCTCTCAGCGCCGAGATACGACGTCCCTCCGGTTTCACTCGTTCGTCCGACCGCATCTCCGGTCTGTGAGCGCGTCGTGAACGTTACCCGGGGCTGACGTTACTCTGCCCGGGCCGATTCGAGACGCTGATGTCAATCCATTACATGCCACACGGATTTCAGCGGAACTTGAGGCTCGCCACGCCGCTCACTTAGCGAGCTAGTCACGGCTAAACCAAACAATTCCCAGATGCGGACACCCACTCTCCTAATGATATAACACTTGTCCGGGCTGCTGTCGTGCATATTAACGTCCCAGTGTCATGATAATTTCGACACCGTCAGTGGCTGGTTGCCGTGATTAATGTTGCGTAAACTGGTCTGTAACATTGAATAGCGAATTAAGCCCACTTCAGAATAACATTACATCGTTTATAAAAGTCCGAAAAATCCAGAAAACACTTAAAAGTCAGCACAGAAACCCTAAATGCTCTTACCTTTGGCGGAAACCACCTCTTCCTTTATCCCTGTATGAAGACCCTCTGATTTTGTTGCTCTGACACAACTACCACGCGCTGCGTCTAAGCCCCTCCCCTCTGGCTGCGGCCGAGCTGCCATTGGCCAGTGAGGAGCTAACTGCAGCCGGGACGAGGCTTCTGATTGGTCAGCCCAACTGCCAATCAATTCGGATTGTGCTTCCCGCGTTCTAAGTAGCGCCCACAATATGTTACATTATGCAGCCTATATTTAGGTGTCAACAACCACTGCAGGCATGTGAAAACAAGTCAGTATGACCTCCACTATAAATACACCGCACATTAAGACAGAGATTCATCACACTCATGTTTTAATGACAAGTGACACAATACAAGCTGTGAAAATAATGAAGCAATTTGGGCAACAAACTACAATGAATCTTATCCGGGGAGCACGTGCAGTgattattcatgttttattccAGTGTCCAGACAACACAAGGTGCCTTTCGTTGGCTACTAAGAGACGAAGGAAGACAATAACCtgtcagaacagaaacagagttGTGTCCCTCGGGAAAGGACGATTTGTCACTGGTGACTTTGACTCTCGGTGCCAGCTACATTGGATTAGCTGTCGCAGTAATGCCAGACTTGTACAGCGGGGCAGTGCTGCTTGCAGAACTGTCAGTGGACAGGGCTACAGTCACTCTTTCATAATAAGAGGAGCCTTGACTTGAGCTGCAACCTCAGCCCCCATAAGTTCCTCTACAATCGTCAGGGCAAACTCGAAACTGGTTCCTGGCCCACGGCTGGTGATGTAATGTCCATCCTTCTGTACTCGAGCCTCTGAATATTTATAGTGgtctaaaaaaagacaaagtgcaACACCATAAGGATAACATGAAGCAAGACGAGAGCTTAAAGCCACAAAACTGAATGCATGTCAGACATCACAGTGCGCTGAAAATGTGTACACATAGATAATCTATCAGGATTCCAGCTGACCCAGTTCTAGTATGTTCTGTCAAATTCCTGCATTTTCTTTCACCTCTGAGTGGTGTGCTCCTCTACTGCAGAGTGACATGATTCTCTATGTACAAAAAGGAGCTAGTGCAGCACCATCTGCTGTCTTTTACACATAACTGCAGTTTCTTATGTTGTGTGCTACAGtagtaaatattaaaaagcCCTAGCTACacatgaggtgttttttttctttacctccAGCCATCATCTTCTCCTTCATGCCAGGATGTGTAGTGACTGTGCTGCCGTAGCCGATGCCATTTGCCAGAAGAGCAATAGGACCTGCAGAAAGGCAAAGCTGTTTAAGGTTCATTTAACAGCTTCCTGTTACAAAGTGACACTTAAGAACATATTCAGTTGCCCGTGTCAGTCCTCGTTTTCATCTTTATGCAGTTAAAAGAAGGTAGTTGAGGgtaaaacaaggcaaaaacaCTGTATCCCCGAATCACTCCCTTTAAGTTCGATACAAAAACTCAAAGCCATAGAAAATAACATATAAAACTCTGCTTTTTACATAATGGGAttcagttaataaaaaaaattaatgacaaatgtgcaaaatatttgCTGATAACACCATGTTCTAAAGGTGTCCTCAAATGTACCATTGTTTCTAAGAATACACACATGCAGTATACAGTTCCAGCCTCTCTCCAACGGCTCTGCACCGCAttgaaaagagaggaaaaaaaggagaggcTGAAGACATTGACTGCTGCTGCATTAACTTTTGTAATGTCCTAGCACTGCAGTGAGCTCATCCAAAAACTGTTAATAAATAGAAAGTTATTGATTATGCTCCTTGGCAGCCTTCCCGTGCAGTCTAAAGATTACACTTTCCCCTGGCAGAACTGCAGACTGCCAGTTAAAGGCGAGCTACTCCTGTTACAGCAAGTCCCCACCCAAAGGACGCCAGTCTGGTGGAGAGGGAGACCTTCTGGGAACCACAGTCAGACAAAGAGGCAGGTGCAGAGAGAAGGGTGATGATGACCATCTTTTTATCATCTGATAAATCTCGATAATGATGTAGGTATATTGTGTGGACACGATCCACAATGTGTGCAAGACTTAGAAGCTCAAAAGGAGAAGTATACGACAGAAAACTTgcctttttaatatattttttgcactCATTACTGCCCTGGTTTTCAGTCGAGTCCTTTATCAAATAACCCTTTTCATGTGTCAAGATAATAAGTTTCATGTTACGGCAGAATAATAAGTCTTGCAGCCGGCCCTCTTGCTGGCAGGTTCATTAAACTGTATATTCCTGTGAGGATTTCAGTCATTTCTAGGACACCCTTCAATCCACTTTGCCGCATTGAGTCTCCTGTCCCTATTCAAACTGTCCTTGCTGTGTCCTTTCTCCTCATACGGAACCTGTCAAATTAAATGTCACCGCTTGTGGGTTAACTCGAAGACACTTATTAATCAAACCTTTACCCTTTCCCTTCAAATGCCACGGGGGTTTACGAATGGCCACAAATTAATGAAACCTGTCGTTTATTAACGgtgtacatttttcaaaatgcgGTTAAGGTGTGTGCTAAACTCTTTTCAAGGTAGATCGGGTtagcaaaatatcacaaaatgtcCTGAGTCTACTGCCATGTGCATCTTCAAGTCGAAATCCCGTTTAGTGGTGCAGCATTTAGCTaggtacaaaaaaataataaaaagaatatgATGTCTGTAGTGTTGTTTCTGTAGAAATACTTATGTGTCACATGGTAGTAAAATACATGCTTCATTCATTTCTAATAATAAATGATCAAACCTGTTTGATATGATTTGGAAAATTAGTAAGAGCAGCATTTATTCTTCGGTTCTTTATGAAGCTGCTACTTTACACATCAACTAAACTGCAATGCATGACGTGTAATTTACAGTATTTGATTCAAAGCAACAACATAATGGTCAAACCTTAAGGTCAAGACATACTTAAGCTTTAACCCATAGAGAGACGCCACTGTTAGAGGTCTGTCCGGTATTATTATGATTGGTTTGTTTTCACAAACTGTACCTGCACAGATGGCTGCAATCAGGCCTTTTCTGCCGTCTTGATCCTTCAGCACCTCCTTCACAGCAGGAGACTGAAAAAAAGCATGGAAACCAGATGCACAGTGAGTCATTTGCAGGCCATGTGATTCCACAGTGTGTATGATATGCAATGATACTATAATCACTCAAACAGGCTGGCAGCATTTTAAAACGCATCAAACATACAGAGCTGTTTCAAACTATCACTGatttattaaacagaaaacataggaattatatttcaaaataaaatgatttactaTCAGATGAGTTTGACTATTGATTTCATAATATCAAACAAGTTCTACTCCATGAGAAAATGAAGAGAATTATATACCCCTAAAGCATGGAAGGATAGAGAATGTGTTAATTTTCTTGTGTCCTCAAATCTGACAACtaaaatttatttttgcaatcactgaaacaaaaataaataaacacaggcCTGCCACTGGTCATGCATTTCACACGGCCTTCTCCTTTCCTTCCACTATCTGTGCTACAGTTTTCAACATTCCCTTCACTACTAGAAACGACCTCCAGGAAGACAACTGCCACAATGAAAACTTCAGGTTTTATCAAAGGTTTGGATCCTGCAATAAAGCAGCCGTGCTCATATTCTTCGTTTGGTAATTTTAACGATAGTGCCCGCTTCCCTGccaatgttccaccaaaacaattcccccgTCACTATTTTGAGTGAATCCCATCGGTACATCCTCTTGTTAGTCCCACTGAAGCACTGTGTCAGCTCTGGAGAAAAGTCAAGCTATGGGAAGCTACACTCATTCTAACACTAACATTTGTCAGTGAGGGGCTATGGTCTATCTCACCTTGGGCAAACGTTACTCATCTATTAATTAACAAGCAAGGTAgcataaaacagtttaaaatctCAAACCTAAAGCTAAATAGCAAGCAAAATATGACTTTGGGAGACTCGCACAACTAAAAGGTTGTATCAAATACTGTAGTTCACCAGTTATATATATTAGTTCTATAGGAGGGTTTTTCTTGGCTCAGATTTGGCAGTGACCAATAGTAAGCATGATCGGTCTGAATACAGTACAGGCATTCACCTGTATGTAGAAATCTAtgtattttctcattatttctGGCCGAGACCTTCTATTATGCATGGTAAATAATACCCCAATGAACAGAACTggttaaaaatatatagaattTCTTAATTCTATGTTCTTATTTTGGTCCTGGTGAGTTAACTTTGGCCTCGTCTCGAATCTCAATCATGGTTCTAAAAGTGTCCTTTCCTGCAGGAAAAACCctgtataataaaaatacaaaaatttggGAGCACTGATTAGCAAAATATTCAGGTAGGTGTTagaggaaactgtaaaaatctgttctCCATCAGCTT encodes the following:
- the park7 gene encoding Parkinson disease protein 7 homolog — encoded protein: MAGKRALVILSKGAEEMETVIPVDIMRRAGIAVTVAGLTGTEPVQCSRNVVICPDASLEEASKQGPYDVVLLPGGMPGAQNLAESPAVKEVLKDQDGRKGLIAAICAGPIALLANGIGYGSTVTTHPGMKEKMMAGDHYKYSEARVQKDGHYITSRGPGTSFEFALTIVEELMGAEVAAQVKAPLIMKE